TGTGAGGCAGATGGAAAGCTGTTTTTGCGTTCAGGCGGGAAAGAAAGCCATAGAGTAGGGCTGTAGAGGTTATGCCATCGGCGTCATAATCGCCAAAAACGACAATGGATTCCCTTTGGGTTATGGCCTGTGCTATGCGATCCGAAGCCCGGTTGAGATCCTGAAGGGTATCGGGGTTGGGCAGTTTCTGAATGGAGGGGTAGAGAAAATCCCTGAGAGAGCGGATACCCGTGAACCCCCTGCCTGCCATAATGGTGGCTGTGAGAGGGAGACAGCCAGATGCACGTACCAGCCGTTCTATGACGTCGTCGTGGACGGAACGAAGGTGCCAGAGCAGGCCATTTTTTGAAGAGGCTCCGTCCGGAGTATGTCTGAATGAAGGAGGGGGCAAGGTCATTTTTTTGTTTGATCATGTACGGTCATGGTACGGACAAGCTCTGCCCATTTTAGACTTTGCAGTTCTTTAGCAGCATCATGCTGCAGCCTCTTTTTGATAATTTTTCGGCGGTCTCCGGCTTTAGTAATACCATAAAAAGGAAGCATATGGAAAAAGGCTTCATCCATATAGTCTTGCATGGGTACCATTACGTCTTTTCTTCGTGTGTAAAAAGCATCTTCTCCTTCGGCGCAAGGAGTGGAAAAAACGTTAAAATGGCGGCAGGCTAAAGGCCTCATGGGGTGAATGGAGCAGATTGTTTCCACAAGAAAGGCACAGGGATCTCCGGGTTGATAAGACAAAAGTTTTTTGGCGAGTTTTTCACGCAGGGGGTTCGGCATTACTTCTGTTGCGTACCATGATATGCCCACAAGCTCTATGGGGTAGACAGGGATGGAACGGTGTGTGATGCAGCAGGAGGCGCATCCCATGGAGCAGGCCAGTTTTTTGCCTTTGGTTTCTTCTCTGTGAATGGCGGCTGCAACCCCTTGATCCGCAATGTAGAAGGCATCCAGCAGCATGGGCAGCCAGCTGTGGTTGGCTTCACTCACAGGAAAAGTCAATCGCTTGATGTGATTGGCAAGTGGCAGATCGGTGCGTTTTTTTGCCATAACAGCCCCCTGGGGTACAGAATGTAATGGTCGGCAGTCTCATTTTTCTGCCTGCTGTACATGCCATACGGTTTAACGGTTACGCTTCCACATAAATATCTTTGAGGAGCCGTTTAAGGATGATTCGTTCTTCCTGTGAGAATGGTTCCATTATTTCCTGTGAAACCCGTTCTCTGTCTTCGTGGAGGGCCTGTTGATTGCTTATGGCCATTTCTGATAAGGAAACACGGATAACTCTTCTGTCATCCGTATCGCTGGTTTTATGAATCCAGCCTGATTCTGAAAGCCGTTCGAGGACTCCGGATACGGTAGCATTGTCAAGGATAAGCCGTTTGCCGATTTCTCCTGCCGTGAGTCCGTTTTCATTATAAAGGGCTTCAATCACCAGTCCCTGAACCGGAGTGAGTCCATACGGTTTAAGGTAGCGCTTGAGCACACCCTGTGCCCTCTGGTTGGCTTTGGCCAGAAGAAAGACAATAAAATGTTGATAACTTGGCATGGGGTTCCCGGCGATTCCGCCGGATATCCGGCTGGCTGAGGTAGATGGATGGAAACAGGATG
This genomic interval from Desulfobotulus pelophilus contains the following:
- a CDS encoding YkgJ family cysteine cluster protein — encoded protein: MAKKRTDLPLANHIKRLTFPVSEANHSWLPMLLDAFYIADQGVAAAIHREETKGKKLACSMGCASCCITHRSIPVYPIELVGISWYATEVMPNPLREKLAKKLLSYQPGDPCAFLVETICSIHPMRPLACRHFNVFSTPCAEGEDAFYTRRKDVMVPMQDYMDEAFFHMLPFYGITKAGDRRKIIKKRLQHDAAKELQSLKWAELVRTMTVHDQTKK
- a CDS encoding MarR family winged helix-turn-helix transcriptional regulator, with the protein product MPSYQHFIVFLLAKANQRAQGVLKRYLKPYGLTPVQGLVIEALYNENGLTAGEIGKRLILDNATVSGVLERLSESGWIHKTSDTDDRRVIRVSLSEMAISNQQALHEDRERVSQEIMEPFSQEERIILKRLLKDIYVEA